The Prosthecobacter dejongeii genome contains a region encoding:
- a CDS encoding DUF4282 domain-containing protein, whose product MTTPPPEKLSSGATSLWSEVRAILDLVLDFSFQKFVTPRLIRVLYALSLIAATFAALGWMFSGFGVGLFYGLFTLVTGPVAFVIYVLTARVFMEIILAIFQIAEKVRKD is encoded by the coding sequence ATGACCACTCCCCCTCCAGAAAAGTTATCTTCGGGAGCCACCTCCCTGTGGTCTGAGGTGCGTGCTATCCTGGATCTCGTTCTCGACTTCTCCTTTCAGAAGTTTGTCACACCCCGCCTCATTCGCGTGCTTTACGCACTCAGCCTCATCGCGGCCACGTTTGCAGCTTTAGGTTGGATGTTCAGCGGCTTTGGTGTCGGTTTGTTTTACGGGCTTTTTACGCTCGTCACTGGGCCGGTAGCTTTTGTCATCTACGTGCTCACCGCCCGCGTCTTCATGGAGATCATCCTGGCCATCTTTCAGATCGCCGAAAAGGTACGCAAGGACTGA
- a CDS encoding DNA alkylation repair protein, giving the protein MPDPAPALKDWFDPARYRHIAQEVGAIHPGFDAKKFLKLALVDLDSLSLMQRLRRTTESLHATLPSDYPRTLEILRQLAPRLGHSFVSLILPDYVALYGQPHFDLSLDALKFFTPFGSSEFAIRHFLQRDLPRTLVVMEKWSRDENDHVRRLASEGCRPRLPWSFRLEALIADPTPVLPILENLRADPSLYVRKSVANHLNDITKDHPSRVLDLLHTWPIQENPHTAWIARHALRTLIKKGDPQALGLIGASGKPDVKIHHFTVSPKHIQLGQKIGLSLCLESQATTPQRLVVDYALHYVKKSGSTSAKVFKWKEITLAPGETLTLTRQQTIQDFTTRLHHAGHHAMEIQINGETLAKSGFELEK; this is encoded by the coding sequence ATGCCAGATCCCGCTCCTGCCCTCAAAGATTGGTTTGATCCCGCCCGCTACCGTCACATTGCCCAGGAAGTCGGCGCCATTCATCCCGGCTTTGATGCTAAGAAGTTCCTCAAGCTGGCGCTGGTGGATCTCGACTCTCTCTCCCTCATGCAGCGCCTCCGCCGCACCACGGAAAGTCTCCATGCCACCCTCCCTAGCGACTACCCTCGCACGCTGGAGATTCTCCGCCAGCTCGCTCCTCGTCTGGGGCACAGTTTCGTCAGTCTCATCCTGCCTGATTACGTCGCTCTTTATGGCCAGCCGCATTTTGATCTCTCTCTAGACGCGTTGAAGTTTTTCACCCCCTTTGGTTCGTCCGAGTTTGCCATCCGCCACTTCCTTCAGAGAGATCTCCCCCGCACTTTGGTCGTCATGGAAAAGTGGTCGCGAGATGAAAATGATCACGTCCGGCGCCTCGCCAGCGAAGGTTGCCGCCCGCGCCTGCCGTGGTCCTTCCGGCTTGAGGCCCTCATTGCCGATCCTACCCCCGTCCTCCCCATCTTGGAAAACCTCCGGGCGGATCCTAGCCTTTACGTCCGCAAATCCGTCGCGAATCATCTCAACGACATCACCAAAGACCATCCGTCGCGTGTGTTGGATCTGCTGCACACCTGGCCCATTCAGGAAAATCCGCACACCGCCTGGATCGCCCGCCACGCCCTGCGTACCCTCATTAAAAAGGGCGATCCTCAGGCACTCGGCCTCATCGGTGCCAGTGGCAAACCCGACGTGAAAATTCACCACTTCACCGTCAGTCCAAAACACATTCAGTTAGGTCAAAAGATCGGACTTAGCCTGTGCCTTGAATCTCAAGCTACTACTCCTCAGCGCCTCGTGGTGGACTACGCCCTGCACTATGTGAAAAAGAGCGGCAGCACCTCCGCCAAAGTCTTTAAATGGAAAGAGATCACCCTGGCTCCCGGCGAAACCCTCACGCTGACACGCCAGCAAACCATCCAGGATTTCACCACCCGCCTGCATCATGCTGGCCATCACGCCATGGAGATTCAGATCAATGGAGAGACCTTGGCGAAGAGTGGATTTGAACTGGAGAAATAA
- the mfd gene encoding transcription-repair coupling factor translates to MSDTVPAKKAARKTAPAKRKPLPSAPSLERQDMHTLVAAVLDVKEFAKKLKGLGGKKEVVLDHVTPEARAFAVALVMGHLAQTQPGRKLWVLCPDVRTQDQVHAELMVWQCPALYFPRHSTSDLEVLPDPESLAERVSVLSRWRELGPDCPRALVICADSLAEKVPAAKEIENQRRTLEVGTKLDVEKFLEDLDGAGYERVPVVMERGQFARRGGIVDFFSWQAEEPLRLEFFDDEIESIRAFDIHHQASIRRMERAGIILQISEAEADEGKVADYFQPQDLVLVIGPDASRPCQVRIVEDAAPGEMVEDYATAIHENPLGVFDASDFVLHEARRKQFQMQVKEWQGMGWRTVIFFHNEAERERFAELASTLTITPPDSLLGLLYRGFTIPSAKLAVLTGAEIFGRHQHTRRVRGSKLDDPETLRKARDVLRELKDGDLVVHADHGIARFAGVSTRISPGGRREEVLVLHYADEAKFFVPVAQAHMVTRYVGVGGKSPALSKLGGASWQKTRKSAEKSVEEFAAKMLTISAERQSVTGFAYPHDTKWQVEFENSFLYRETPDQLRCVEDIKQDMESPKAMDRLLCADVGFGKTEVAIRAAFKAVMSGKQVAILVPTTVLARQHWVNIRERMSEFPVTVEMLCRLTPKKSERKIIQGVREGNVDIVVGTHRVISKDVKFKDLGLVVIDEEQRFGVKHKERFKELFRFVDVLTLSATPIPRTLYLALMGMRDMSTIETPPPNKQAVQTLICPYDERVIKQAVDMELDRGGQIFFLHNRVMTIEKVAQRIRELCPRAKVIIGHGQMDEELLEDVMHTFVDGRADVLVCTTIIESGVDIPNANTIIIDRADRFGLADLYQLRGRVGRGGQQAHAYLLLPRDAVTAGDARKRVNAIKQYAGLGSGFKIALRDLEIRGAGNLLGTEQSGHIAAVGFDMYCQMLKQAVNKMQGRRVARPIEVALRADFLVQTEALMVQAAPGATPAFLPSTFMEDTRLRITAYRQLGEVMTRRELDELESQWRDQFGDKLPHAVQNLITCASIRLAAAHAGITDVEIKERKLMLTRNGQMVMVHGKFPRLNERQGHKQLTEALMMLRSL, encoded by the coding sequence GTGTCAGACACCGTTCCGGCTAAAAAGGCGGCCCGTAAAACCGCACCTGCAAAACGAAAACCTCTCCCCAGTGCCCCCAGCCTGGAGCGGCAGGATATGCACACCCTGGTGGCAGCGGTACTGGATGTGAAGGAGTTTGCCAAAAAGCTCAAGGGACTCGGCGGTAAAAAGGAAGTGGTGCTGGATCACGTCACCCCTGAGGCCCGGGCCTTTGCCGTGGCGCTCGTAATGGGGCATCTGGCGCAGACTCAGCCTGGACGTAAACTGTGGGTGCTCTGCCCAGATGTGCGCACCCAGGACCAGGTGCATGCAGAGCTGATGGTGTGGCAATGCCCTGCGCTGTATTTCCCCCGCCATAGCACGTCAGACCTGGAGGTGCTGCCTGACCCAGAAAGCCTAGCGGAACGAGTCTCAGTGCTCAGCCGCTGGCGCGAACTTGGGCCTGATTGCCCCCGCGCGCTGGTGATCTGCGCAGATAGTCTGGCGGAAAAGGTGCCTGCGGCCAAGGAGATCGAAAACCAGCGCCGCACCCTGGAAGTAGGCACAAAGCTGGACGTGGAAAAGTTCCTCGAAGACCTGGATGGCGCTGGCTATGAGCGCGTGCCGGTGGTGATGGAGCGCGGTCAGTTTGCCCGCCGGGGTGGCATCGTGGATTTCTTTTCCTGGCAGGCGGAGGAACCTCTGAGGCTGGAGTTTTTCGATGACGAGATCGAGTCCATCCGCGCCTTTGACATTCATCATCAGGCCTCCATCCGCCGGATGGAGCGCGCGGGCATCATCTTGCAGATCAGCGAAGCCGAGGCTGATGAAGGCAAGGTGGCGGACTACTTTCAGCCGCAGGATCTCGTGCTCGTCATCGGTCCGGATGCATCGCGGCCCTGCCAGGTGCGCATCGTGGAAGATGCTGCACCGGGAGAGATGGTGGAGGACTACGCCACGGCCATCCATGAAAATCCGTTGGGTGTCTTTGATGCGTCCGACTTTGTGCTGCATGAGGCGCGGCGAAAGCAGTTCCAAATGCAGGTGAAGGAATGGCAGGGCATGGGCTGGCGCACCGTCATTTTTTTCCACAATGAAGCAGAGCGTGAGCGCTTTGCAGAACTGGCCAGCACGCTCACGATAACGCCACCCGACAGTTTGTTAGGCCTGCTGTATCGCGGTTTTACCATTCCATCTGCTAAACTGGCCGTGCTGACCGGGGCGGAGATCTTTGGCCGCCACCAGCACACACGGCGGGTGCGGGGATCGAAACTGGATGATCCCGAAACGCTGAGGAAGGCGCGCGATGTGCTGCGAGAGCTAAAGGATGGGGATCTGGTGGTGCATGCGGACCACGGCATCGCCCGCTTTGCTGGCGTATCCACCCGCATCAGCCCAGGCGGCAGGCGGGAGGAGGTGCTGGTGCTGCACTATGCGGATGAGGCGAAGTTCTTCGTGCCCGTGGCGCAGGCACACATGGTGACGCGCTACGTGGGTGTGGGCGGCAAGTCCCCTGCCCTGAGCAAGCTGGGTGGGGCCTCTTGGCAAAAGACCCGCAAGAGCGCGGAGAAGAGCGTGGAAGAATTTGCCGCAAAGATGCTGACCATCAGTGCGGAGCGTCAATCAGTGACGGGTTTTGCTTACCCTCACGATACGAAGTGGCAGGTCGAGTTTGAAAACTCCTTCCTCTACCGCGAGACGCCGGACCAACTGCGCTGCGTGGAGGACATCAAGCAGGACATGGAATCGCCCAAAGCCATGGATCGCCTGCTGTGTGCAGACGTGGGTTTTGGCAAAACGGAGGTGGCCATTCGTGCAGCCTTTAAGGCGGTGATGAGTGGCAAACAAGTGGCCATCCTGGTGCCCACCACGGTCCTCGCCCGGCAGCATTGGGTGAACATCCGCGAGCGCATGAGCGAATTCCCCGTGACGGTGGAAATGCTGTGCCGACTGACGCCGAAAAAGAGTGAAAGGAAGATCATCCAAGGCGTGCGCGAGGGCAATGTGGACATCGTGGTGGGCACCCACCGGGTGATCTCTAAAGACGTTAAGTTTAAGGACCTGGGCCTCGTGGTCATCGATGAAGAGCAGCGATTCGGCGTGAAGCATAAGGAGCGCTTCAAAGAGCTGTTTCGTTTTGTGGATGTGCTCACGCTCAGCGCCACGCCCATCCCGCGCACGCTTTATCTGGCCCTCATGGGCATGCGGGACATGAGCACCATCGAGACGCCGCCGCCTAACAAACAAGCAGTCCAAACGCTTATCTGTCCGTATGACGAGCGTGTGATCAAACAAGCCGTGGACATGGAACTGGATCGGGGTGGGCAGATCTTTTTTCTGCACAATCGGGTCATGACCATCGAGAAAGTGGCTCAGCGCATCCGCGAGCTTTGTCCTCGGGCGAAGGTGATCATCGGCCATGGGCAGATGGATGAAGAACTGCTGGAGGATGTGATGCACACCTTTGTGGATGGGCGCGCGGATGTGCTGGTGTGTACCACCATCATCGAGAGCGGCGTGGACATCCCCAATGCAAACACCATCATCATTGACCGCGCGGATCGGTTTGGCTTGGCGGATCTCTATCAGCTCCGGGGTCGTGTGGGCCGTGGCGGCCAGCAGGCGCACGCTTACCTGCTGCTGCCGCGCGATGCCGTGACTGCGGGCGATGCCCGCAAGCGCGTGAATGCCATCAAGCAGTATGCGGGACTGGGCAGTGGTTTCAAGATCGCCCTGCGCGACCTGGAGATCCGTGGCGCTGGAAATTTGCTGGGCACGGAGCAGAGCGGCCACATCGCTGCGGTGGGTTTTGACATGTACTGCCAGATGCTGAAGCAGGCGGTGAACAAGATGCAGGGGCGCCGCGTGGCACGCCCGATCGAGGTGGCGCTGCGGGCTGATTTCCTGGTCCAAACGGAGGCCCTCATGGTGCAGGCTGCGCCTGGAGCCACCCCTGCGTTTTTGCCCAGCACCTTCATGGAAGACACCCGGCTGCGCATCACGGCCTACCGTCAACTGGGCGAGGTGATGACGCGCAGGGAATTGGACGAGCTGGAAAGCCAGTGGCGCGACCAGTTCGGCGACAAGCTGCCCCACGCCGTGCAGAACCTCATCACCTGCGCCTCCATCCGCCTAGCCGCCGCCCATGCCGGCATCACCGATGTGGAGATCAAAGAGCGTAAACTGATGCTAACGCGGAATGGCCAAATGGTGATGGTGCACGGTAAATTTCCTCGCCTGAACGAACGACAAGGCCACAAGCAATTAACGGAAGCCTTGATGATGCTGCGGAGTTTGTGA
- the ccoN gene encoding cytochrome-c oxidase, cbb3-type subunit I encodes MNTHARKQLITFDDQIVRQFMWASILWGIVGMLVGVVIASQLNFHQLNLTSWLSFGRLRPLHTNAVIFAFVGNMMFAGIYYSTQRLCKARMASDVLSKLHFWGWQGIIVAAAITLPLGFTRGQEYAELIWPINIAVALIWVVFAVNFFWTLARRNEASLYVALWFYIATIITVAMLYIVNHLSIPTSWTHSYTLFAGVQNALVQWWYGHNAVAFFLTTPILGIMYYFLPKAAERPVYSYRLSIVHFWSLVFIYIWAGPHHLLNTALPKWLQMLGMFFSLMLWAPSWGGMLNGLLTLRGAWDKLRTDPVVKFFIAAVTFYGMATFEGPLLSIRAVNALSHYSDWTIGHVHAGALGWNGLMAAGLFYWLTPRLYGTKLHSVSMANFHFWISIVGILLYVAAMWVSGIMQGLMLNSTNAAGTALTYPNFIETLTAIRPMMAFRTIGGGMYLVGMGLMLWNLWMTARSGQPVNESREVAVIERASVDNMGAKETFLSDPVTYFFGGLFLLMGWIFLPRGADITALVCALIFGAIAVRKFATSHHTWSQWYERLLENWLPFTVLTFIAVALGGLIQIIPTVMVNRAKNMEDRIQQVYTPLELTGRDIYVAEGCYNCHSQMIRTMLPDVLRYGDYSRLGESIYDHPFQWGSKRTGPDLAREGGKYPHSWHYNHMMEPRSTSVGSNMPAYPHLFTEKFDQKTLPKKIAAMVHLGVPYPMMTAVEIKENAIKQGIEIVNTLKADKINALPDTKIVALIAYLQKLGKYETPEVEGKLPPIPAKPELIPGPINPDKGRSTATGE; translated from the coding sequence ATGAATACTCACGCTAGAAAACAGCTCATCACTTTTGATGATCAAATCGTCCGTCAGTTCATGTGGGCATCCATTCTATGGGGCATCGTGGGCATGCTGGTGGGCGTGGTCATCGCTTCCCAGCTCAATTTTCATCAGCTCAATCTCACCTCTTGGCTATCCTTTGGTCGCCTGCGCCCGCTGCATACAAATGCGGTGATCTTTGCCTTTGTGGGGAACATGATGTTCGCAGGCATCTACTACTCCACCCAGCGACTGTGCAAAGCACGCATGGCTTCCGATGTGCTGTCGAAGCTGCACTTCTGGGGTTGGCAGGGTATCATTGTGGCGGCGGCCATCACACTGCCGCTGGGTTTCACCCGTGGGCAGGAATATGCGGAGCTCATCTGGCCTATCAACATCGCCGTGGCTCTCATCTGGGTGGTCTTTGCAGTTAACTTCTTTTGGACTTTGGCTCGGCGCAATGAGGCATCGCTCTACGTGGCGCTGTGGTTTTACATCGCCACCATCATCACCGTGGCGATGCTCTACATCGTCAACCACCTCTCGATCCCCACCAGTTGGACTCATAGTTATACTCTTTTCGCAGGGGTGCAAAATGCGTTGGTGCAGTGGTGGTATGGGCACAATGCCGTAGCCTTCTTTCTCACCACGCCCATCCTGGGCATCATGTACTACTTCCTGCCCAAGGCAGCGGAGCGGCCTGTGTACTCTTATCGCCTGTCCATTGTCCACTTCTGGTCACTGGTCTTCATTTACATCTGGGCGGGTCCGCATCATTTGTTAAACACGGCCCTGCCGAAGTGGCTGCAGATGCTGGGCATGTTCTTCAGTCTCATGCTTTGGGCCCCGAGTTGGGGTGGCATGTTGAATGGGCTGCTCACACTTCGTGGGGCCTGGGATAAGCTGCGCACAGATCCCGTGGTGAAGTTCTTCATCGCCGCCGTGACCTTTTACGGCATGGCCACCTTCGAGGGTCCGCTGCTTTCCATTCGCGCGGTCAATGCCCTCTCGCATTATTCCGATTGGACCATCGGCCACGTCCATGCCGGGGCTTTGGGCTGGAACGGCCTCATGGCTGCGGGCTTGTTTTATTGGCTCACTCCAAGGCTTTACGGCACGAAGCTACACTCCGTCTCGATGGCCAATTTCCATTTTTGGATCTCCATCGTCGGCATCCTCCTCTACGTCGCGGCCATGTGGGTCTCCGGCATCATGCAGGGGCTGATGCTAAACTCCACCAACGCCGCAGGCACCGCGCTGACGTACCCAAATTTCATCGAGACCCTCACCGCCATCCGGCCCATGATGGCCTTCCGCACCATCGGCGGTGGCATGTATCTGGTGGGTATGGGCCTCATGCTGTGGAATCTCTGGATGACTGCCCGCAGTGGTCAGCCAGTGAATGAAAGCCGCGAAGTGGCTGTCATCGAGCGCGCGAGCGTGGATAACATGGGTGCAAAGGAAACCTTCCTTTCAGATCCGGTGACCTATTTCTTTGGCGGTCTGTTCCTCCTCATGGGCTGGATTTTTCTTCCTCGTGGGGCTGATATCACGGCCCTGGTCTGCGCCCTCATCTTTGGTGCCATCGCCGTGCGCAAGTTTGCCACTTCCCATCACACCTGGTCCCAGTGGTATGAACGTTTGTTAGAAAACTGGTTGCCCTTCACGGTGCTGACCTTCATCGCCGTGGCCCTCGGTGGTCTCATCCAGATCATCCCCACCGTTATGGTGAACCGGGCCAAGAACATGGAGGACCGTATCCAGCAGGTCTATACGCCGCTGGAACTTACAGGCCGTGACATCTACGTGGCGGAAGGCTGCTATAACTGCCACAGCCAGATGATCCGCACCATGTTGCCGGATGTTCTGCGCTATGGTGACTACAGCCGCCTGGGTGAGAGCATCTACGATCACCCTTTCCAGTGGGGATCCAAGCGCACAGGGCCAGATCTAGCCCGTGAAGGTGGGAAGTATCCCCATAGCTGGCACTACAATCACATGATGGAACCCCGCAGCACCTCGGTCGGCTCCAACATGCCCGCTTACCCGCATCTCTTCACGGAAAAGTTCGACCAAAAGACGCTGCCGAAAAAAATCGCTGCCATGGTTCATCTCGGTGTGCCTTACCCGATGATGACAGCGGTGGAGATCAAGGAAAACGCCATCAAACAAGGCATCGAAATCGTCAATACTCTGAAGGCGGACAAGATCAACGCGCTGCCTGATACGAAGATCGTCGCCCTCATCGCCTACCTGCAAAAGTTAGGCAAATACGAGACGCCTGAGGTGGAAGGGAAACTGCCTCCTATACCTGCGAAGCCCGAGCTCATCCCCGGTCCTATCAATCCTGACAAAGGCCGCTCCACGGCGACTGGAGAATAA
- the ccoG gene encoding cytochrome c oxidase accessory protein CcoG, whose product MKSPSLESLSSIHEDGSHRTIHPADVQGRFTAWRRWSALLLLVIYIALPWIPINGYPAVFLDVQERRFHFLGLTLATQDLWVGFFLITGLAFSLFYITALFGRIWCGWTCPYTVFLEHVYRRIERWVDGDATARRRLDEAAWSMGKVTRRVVKHGIYLLISAIIAHIFLSYFVSLKKLYQMMQGSPTQHLTVFAVMAFLTGSLYFAFSWFREQFCVILCPYGRLQSALTDDHSVVIGYDRKRGEPRGKAGSTAGACLDCRRCVQVCPTGIDIRNGLQLDCIGCAACVDACDDIMLKLKRPTGLVRYDSHAGLQGGQTKWLRPRILLYTGLLFLGVGAFTLSALQLSPLRASAVRMVGAPFYVANGTLRNQFLVRVINKRNSPASYQLKLVGSLPAQLATIGLTETLSLGPLGEEQKTLVLSLPEASFTQPFKLQVQVTDINRGDTVTTRVMEFLGPDSHLQSDAPLNPKDFIQ is encoded by the coding sequence ATGAAATCCCCCTCTTTGGAATCGTTGTCATCCATTCATGAAGATGGATCGCACCGCACGATTCATCCGGCAGATGTGCAGGGTCGTTTCACGGCTTGGCGGCGTTGGTCCGCTTTGCTCCTTTTGGTCATTTACATCGCGTTGCCGTGGATTCCCATCAATGGTTACCCGGCTGTGTTTTTAGACGTGCAGGAACGCCGCTTTCATTTCCTGGGTCTCACCCTAGCCACGCAGGATCTGTGGGTGGGCTTTTTCCTCATCACGGGCCTGGCCTTCTCGCTGTTTTACATCACGGCACTTTTTGGGCGCATCTGGTGCGGGTGGACCTGCCCTTACACCGTATTTTTGGAGCATGTCTATCGCCGGATCGAGAGATGGGTAGATGGCGATGCCACGGCCCGCCGCAGGTTGGACGAGGCTGCCTGGTCCATGGGTAAAGTCACGCGCCGGGTGGTGAAACATGGTATTTACCTGCTCATCTCCGCCATCATCGCACACATCTTTTTGAGCTACTTTGTTTCTCTGAAAAAGCTCTATCAAATGATGCAGGGTTCTCCCACCCAGCACCTCACCGTGTTTGCGGTCATGGCTTTCCTAACAGGATCTTTGTACTTCGCCTTCAGTTGGTTCCGTGAGCAATTTTGTGTCATCCTTTGCCCCTATGGCCGTCTTCAATCCGCGCTCACAGATGATCACAGTGTGGTCATCGGCTATGACAGAAAGCGCGGTGAGCCACGTGGAAAAGCGGGCAGCACTGCCGGAGCCTGCCTGGACTGCCGCCGCTGCGTGCAGGTGTGCCCCACGGGCATTGACATCCGCAATGGTCTGCAACTGGACTGCATCGGCTGTGCGGCGTGTGTGGATGCGTGCGATGACATCATGCTGAAGCTCAAGCGCCCGACGGGACTCGTGCGATACGATTCCCATGCTGGCCTGCAGGGCGGTCAAACAAAGTGGCTGCGGCCTCGCATCCTGCTCTACACGGGCCTGCTTTTTCTCGGCGTGGGAGCGTTCACTTTATCTGCCCTGCAACTTTCACCCCTGCGCGCCAGCGCTGTACGCATGGTGGGTGCACCGTTCTATGTAGCCAATGGCACGCTGCGTAATCAGTTCCTGGTGCGGGTGATTAACAAACGTAACAGCCCAGCCTCTTACCAACTCAAATTGGTCGGCTCACTGCCTGCGCAACTCGCCACCATTGGCCTCACGGAAACGCTGTCGCTAGGGCCCCTGGGCGAAGAGCAAAAGACCCTCGTTTTGTCCCTGCCTGAAGCCAGTTTTACCCAGCCCTTCAAGCTTCAGGTCCAAGTCACCGATATCAACCGTGGAGATACCGTGACCACGCGTGTCATGGAATTCCTGGGTCCCGATTCACACCTCCAATCCGATGCCCCTCTCAATCCGAAAGATTTTATTCAATAA
- a CDS encoding sulfite exporter TauE/SafE family protein, which yields MPVIDTSAAAFLAGLVTSVHCVGMCGPLSCSWAVSSKPGAAGFLRNTALYHGGRLLSYGLVGAIAGAAGFIPLSWFQHGAGIVLPWLMVIAFALVGMGLDRYLPKPQVLSRGLRHIQTAAFRMKSGWRASLLGLATPLLPCGPLYVMFALAMANGSSFKGAEFAIAFGLGTLPLLWLAQTQLHWLGGRLQPVTLRRVQRGLALIAAVVMAWRLRGTLDFGSDAVPSCCHAMM from the coding sequence ATGCCTGTCATTGATACCAGCGCCGCCGCCTTTTTAGCCGGGCTCGTCACCAGTGTCCACTGCGTGGGCATGTGTGGTCCGCTGTCCTGCTCCTGGGCTGTTTCGTCCAAGCCGGGTGCGGCAGGTTTCCTGCGAAACACCGCCCTCTATCACGGGGGGCGTCTGCTGTCTTACGGCCTGGTTGGGGCCATCGCAGGTGCTGCCGGGTTCATCCCGCTGAGCTGGTTCCAGCACGGGGCAGGCATCGTCTTGCCCTGGCTCATGGTCATCGCCTTTGCCCTGGTTGGCATGGGTTTGGACAGATACCTGCCCAAGCCGCAAGTCCTCAGCCGGGGCTTGCGGCACATTCAGACAGCCGCTTTCCGGATGAAAAGTGGGTGGCGGGCCAGTTTGTTAGGCCTGGCCACTCCCTTGCTTCCGTGTGGACCTTTGTATGTCATGTTCGCTCTAGCCATGGCCAATGGGAGCTCCTTTAAAGGGGCGGAGTTTGCCATCGCTTTTGGCCTCGGCACGCTACCGCTGCTCTGGCTGGCCCAAACGCAACTTCATTGGTTAGGTGGTCGCCTCCAGCCCGTCACCCTGCGCCGGGTGCAGCGGGGCCTCGCCCTCATTGCCGCCGTGGTCATGGCCTGGCGTCTGCGCGGCACCCTGGACTTCGGCAGTGATGCTGTGCCCAGTTGCTGCCATGCGATGATGTAG
- a CDS encoding addiction module protein — MATLTETLFALPIAERVAIADRLYASVPEDWQKTVDHAWLEEAEWRAAEMETDSSTELSHEEFLAGIDIHRTRQ; from the coding sequence ATGGCTACATTAACCGAGACACTGTTTGCCCTGCCGATTGCCGAACGGGTGGCCATAGCAGATCGACTCTATGCGAGTGTGCCCGAAGATTGGCAAAAGACGGTGGATCATGCATGGTTAGAGGAGGCCGAATGGCGGGCTGCTGAAATGGAGACGGATTCCTCCACCGAGCTCTCTCATGAAGAGTTTCTCGCAGGAATTGACATCCATCGCACGCGTCAATGA
- a CDS encoding cbb3-type cytochrome c oxidase N-terminal domain-containing protein, which yields MPPDPSHQGPILRPHEYDGIQEYDQKLPNWWLFSWYITMVFFVIAWVGYYQFGLGMSDEKNIETAMAKIADYQKKELELIDDDKLWEMSKDEKIIAAGAATYSTTCVACHAADLSAHIAGAKLPGLPLNDQEWKHGGTPTQLLTIVRKGAPDVTKGMPPWEPQLGLQRVVEVVAFVLSKHQKGEPVTLATDSPLKVANP from the coding sequence ATGCCCCCAGACCCCTCTCATCAAGGCCCTATCCTCCGTCCTCATGAATACGATGGCATCCAGGAGTATGACCAAAAACTGCCTAACTGGTGGTTGTTCAGTTGGTACATCACCATGGTCTTTTTTGTCATCGCCTGGGTGGGTTATTACCAGTTTGGACTGGGCATGTCCGATGAAAAAAACATCGAGACGGCCATGGCCAAAATCGCCGACTACCAGAAGAAGGAACTGGAGCTGATAGACGATGACAAGCTCTGGGAAATGTCGAAGGATGAGAAGATCATCGCCGCCGGGGCCGCCACCTACAGCACCACCTGCGTGGCCTGCCACGCGGCCGATCTGAGTGCCCATATCGCTGGGGCGAAGTTGCCAGGACTGCCCCTCAATGACCAAGAATGGAAGCACGGCGGCACCCCCACGCAGCTCCTCACCATCGTCCGCAAAGGAGCGCCCGATGTCACCAAAGGCATGCCCCCCTGGGAACCCCAGCTAGGCCTCCAGCGCGTGGTCGAAGTCGTCGCCTTTGTCCTCAGCAAACATCAAAAAGGCGAGCCTGTAACGCTGGCCACCGACTCGCCATTGAAGGTGGCTAATCCGTGA